Genomic DNA from Paenibacillus sp. MBLB1832:
CTAACGATTCTTGTATCCTCTGAAATATGGAAGGAATTTGGATATGGAAGTGTTATCTATCTGGCGGCAATTGCGGGGATCAGCGGTGAGTTGTATGAAGCGGCAAGAATGGATGGGGCTGGCCGGTTCAAAATGATGGTTCATATTACTCTACCAAGCCTGCTTCCGATTATCAGCATCTTGTTTATCCTGCAGCTTGGGCATGTATTGGATGGGGGCTTTGACCAGATTATGAACTTGTATAATCCATTGGTGTATGGGGTGGCCGATGTTGTCGACACCTATGTATACCGGATGGGTCTGGCCAACTTTCAATATAGCTTCGGTACGGCGGTAGGCCTGTTTAAGGGTATCGTTGCAATGATTCTAGTAATCTCTACCAACTATATAGTCCGCAAAACAACAGACCATTCCATATGGTAGCAGGAGGTATACATGAGAGTACATAAAAGTTTTGCCGAGCAGCTTTTTAATATCGGGAATATAGCCGTCATGTGCCTGGTCTGTATGACGATTATCTATCCGTTCTGGCAGCAGGTTGTCCTGTCATTTAGCCGTCCTGAGGATGCCCAATTGATTGGTTTGCACCTCTACACCACTCATCCTACTTTAGATTCGTTCCGAAGAATTTTTATGGGCTCAACCATTTACAAGGCCTATTATTGGACAATCGTCCGCACGGTGCTCGGCACCATTCTAACGGTTGGTGTAACCACGATGATGGCCTATCCACTCGCGAAAGTGTACTTGCTCGGACGTAAATTTTGGATGTGGATTGTCGTATTCACGATGTTTTTCAGTGGTGGCCTGGTGCCGACGTATCTGCTAGTGAAAAATCTGCACTTGACCAATACGATCTGGTCGCTCGTTCTGCCCGGCCTTGTCAGTGCGTGGAACATCATAATTATACGGAACTTCTATTATTCCATCCCGGATGAATTGGAAGAGAGTGCAAGGATGGATGGAGCCCATGATATGTACATATTCGTCCGCATCATTTTTCCACTGTCTGCTCCTGTCATCGCTACCGTAACCTTATGGACGTTGGTAGGAAACTGGAATGCTTGGTTTGATGCGCTCATGTATATTACCAATAATAAGATTAAGGTTCTGCAGATTGTGCTTCGAGAGGTACTGAATGACGCTAACCAGATGTCGGGTGCGAACCCGTCAGATGTTGCGGAATTGGCAGGGCAGCAATATACACCGGAATCTATAAAAGCGGCCATCCTTATGGTTGTCATTCTTCCGATTGTCTGCGTATATCCCTTCTTGCAGAAGTATTTTGTCAAGGGAATCATGGTTGGGGCTGTTAAAGGCTGAAAAATTCGGAGTTTCCCATTGCTCGATATAAGGACGAATGTCTTTATATATAATTCATCAATCATTATGGAGGGGTTTATTCATGCAAAAAAGACGCATTCTTACAGCGATCACAGCGTCTATTCTAGCGGTCTCGCTCGCAGGCTGCTCCTCGTCATCGACTACGACCAAGAAGGATGCGGCGACAAGCGCACCGCCCAAGCAGTACTCGATCAAAATCTTCACCTCGCGGGTTCAGCCAAATCCGGAATCCGAGGCCATCAAGCAATTGGAAGGGAAGCTCGGTCAAAAATTAGAAATAATGTCGGTTCCAGATGCCAATTACGCGGAAAAGTTGAACCTGTACTATGCTTCCAATGATATGCCGGACGTGTTCGATGCTAGCAGTAACGAGGAAATCCGCAAGAACGGTACAGCCAAGTTCACAGAAGATGAGCTTAAGAAGTACATGCCATTGTCCTATGCAGCAGCACTGAAGCAATATCAAGACTTTGGCATTGAGAAGCAGAAGGTGTTCGACCGATTCTCGGTAGACGGGAAACTTGCATCATTCTCAATGGGCGGTAAAGAACTGACATATCCTTACGGCCTAGTGGTTCGTCAGGATTTGCTTGAGGAATTCGGACTCCCGATGCCGAAAACGTTGGAGGATTGGGAGACCTTCTTGAAAGCGTACAAGCAGAAATATCCGAACAAATATCCATTGAGCGCACGGGGAAAAGATCTGATTCGCCAGTCCTTCTATGCTTTCATCGCGGCCTTCGGTACATCCTATGACACGTGGCAAATGAAGGATGGCAAGATCGTCTACGGACCAATGATGCCAGAAATGCGTGATGCGCTGGAGCTGCTTGCCCGCTGGTACAAGGCTGGTTATATTAACCCAGAGTGGATTACGATGGATAATGCCGCTTTCAATAATGATTGGATCAACGGTAATACCGTCATTAGCCAATTTAATAGGTTGGACACGGTCATTAAGGCACCGTACACGCCGGGCTCTCCTTATGACTTGCTGTCGGGCAAAAATGCGAAGGCCAAGTTCGAATGGGTGCCATTCCCGAAATGGAAAGACAGTGTGAAACCGGCAGTTAACACCTACGAAGGGATCACCAACATCGGGGTCAGCTTCGGCAAGCAGCTAGAGAAGGACCCGGATAAGCTTCATGCTGCAATGGGGGTAGTCGATAAGATCATGAGCGATAAAGACTCGTTCATGCTTCGCAGCTATGGTGTTCTAGGTAAAACCTACGATTTGGTGGATAATATTCCTGTCGTGAAGAAAGAACTCAATAATACGGATGGTAACGTGAAGGAAGGCTTCGCCTGGTTATTTAAAGGTGCCCCTGGTTCGAATTGGGATCTTGTGAAATCAACGAAAACTCCATATTACCTCGATAACTTGAAGAAATATGCTGAGGATGCATCAGGCCAGTATTCTAAAGCGAATACAGAATGGGCATTCTCACGTGTAAACGGTCCACTTATTTCACCGTCTGGTGAAAATCTGGATGCCAAAGGTAAGGCGAAAACCGAGGAGTGGGGCCTCATGTTCGCCAGCGTTATTGTTGGTAGTAAGTCACTGGCGGACTTCGATAAGTTCATCGAGTCTTGGAAGAAGGAATGGGGGAACGACGCTACGGAAGCTGCGAATCGTCTCTACCTGAAGCAGTGGCAGAAGTAAGCATGTAATGAGGGAGGAGCAGGTCTTGCATCTTTAATGGCCTGCTCCTTCTAAATTGAAAATCCAAATTATGATGAATGGGGGCTCATTATGAAAAGGTATAATCGACTGAGGTTTACCTTTGTTTTCGCTTGGCTTGCGATCATTACTTTGGTGGCACAATCCTTTTTATATCTTAACCCTGTAAGCGCTTCAGGAACGATTATCCAAACGACACCTGGGTCAATAACGTTCAACACACCCGCAGACATAGCAGCCCGTAATAACAAGGTGAACAATGCGGGTACTCCTGTGAATGGCGTTTATCCGAAAGTTTATACGTACAATACGGGATGGATCAAGTTCTCCAGTGTAAACTTCGATAATCGTTATACCAAGTTTGCGGCAACCTTCGGCGCAGCGTTAAATGATGGCGCCCTCCTTCGGGTTCGCTTAGATAGCACAACAGGGACCGAAATCGGAAACTTGACAGTGAAGGCTTCTACCGCTTGGACGAAGTCGATAAGTAGCTTGGCACCGCTTGCTGATGTTACGGGAGTCCATGATGTGTTCATCAGCTTCGAGTCTACGACAGCAGGCCTGACAGGATCGATTGACCTGTACGGCATCACCTTCTACCAGAGCAACACAGTTAGCCTTACGTTCCCCCAGCAGGTGTTCGACCAGCAAGGAACCGTGGCGAATGGTACGTATTCATCCATTTCCGATAACAGTTGGGTGAGATTCAAGGATGTTGACCTTGGTAATGGTGTTGCAGGCTTGTCGGCCAATTACTCGGCTCCAGCAGGCAGTGGCGCCAAGGTCTCCGTATATTTGGACAGCTTGACAGGTGGCACTCTCCTTACTGAATTTGAAACAAAGACCACAACAGCCGGCAGTACATTCGAGCACCCGATTCAACAGATTGCCAAGGGCGGTTATAAGGGAGTACATGATGTATTCATTCGATTCTCGGCGAATAGCGCAGGCCAAGCGGCAGCAGACTTCTATTCCTTAACCTTCTATCGGGATACGACCATCAGTCTTGATGCTAGGGCAGATCTGGGTGCATCGCCGGTATCGGGAACTGACTACTCGGGTGTTTCGCTCTCTAGTACCAAAGTTTACTCCAACAATGGCGCTTGGGTTCGATATGCTGCTGTCAACTTCGATGAGGGCTTTACTTCCGTTGTCGCCAAGTATGCGTCTCCAACAGGCTACGGCGCGAAGGTAACGCTTAAGCTGGATGACCGAACGAACGGCCCAACCATTGCATCCTTCGAGACGAAAACCACTGTGAGCTGGACGGCGGAGTGGGGGGATTCAATCCCTTTGACCCAGGCTGTATATGGTGTTCATGATCTTTATGTTCTGTTCAGCGCGAACGCTGCAGGAAAAGCGAATGCCGATTTCTATACCGTCAACCTGGTCGGCTCCAATATCGGCAATGGAGCAACAATAGTCAGTGTACAGAATACGAACGGGACCGCTAACACGGCAACCGTTACGCAATTCGCAAACAATGGGACATACGCATTGCCTGCAACTACAGTAACAGCCACGATGAGCGACGGGACGACCCGAAGCTACAGTATGAGCTGGCAGCCACAAGTTTTGGATACATTGACAGCAGGTGTGAAGACGGCAATCGGAACGATTGCAGGAACCGATTACTCGACTTTGTTCACTTTAACGGTAAATCCTGCAGT
This window encodes:
- a CDS encoding carbohydrate ABC transporter permease gives rise to the protein MRVHKSFAEQLFNIGNIAVMCLVCMTIIYPFWQQVVLSFSRPEDAQLIGLHLYTTHPTLDSFRRIFMGSTIYKAYYWTIVRTVLGTILTVGVTTMMAYPLAKVYLLGRKFWMWIVVFTMFFSGGLVPTYLLVKNLHLTNTIWSLVLPGLVSAWNIIIIRNFYYSIPDELEESARMDGAHDMYIFVRIIFPLSAPVIATVTLWTLVGNWNAWFDALMYITNNKIKVLQIVLREVLNDANQMSGANPSDVAELAGQQYTPESIKAAILMVVILPIVCVYPFLQKYFVKGIMVGAVKG